TGTAGTAGATTGGCTTTGGTGCTTCCTAGTCTTGTTAACCAAAACCAAGGAGCCTTTGTTAAAAACAGATTATTGGCTCATAATATCCTTATTCTTCAGGATATTATAAAAGGCTATAAGAGGAAAAACATTTCCCCTAGGCGTGTTTTGAAGATTGATTTGAGCAAAGCCTATGATATGTTAGATTGGAACTTCTTAGAGGATATTCTCAATGAGTTTCGGTTTCCGGCTAAATTCATCAAATGGGTCATGGCTTGCTTGAAAGATCCAACCTATCTTCTCCTTATGAATGGAAAGGTTCAAGGGGAATTTAGAGGTCGGAAGGGGCTTAGACAAGGGGACCCTATCTCTCCGTTATTATTTGTCTTAGCCATGGAGTACTGTACCCTCTTATTTCAGCAAGCATCAATGAACAAGGGGTATCGGTTTCATCCTAAGTGCAAACACCTCAAGATCGTTAATCTTTGCTTCGCAGATGACTTGGTTATTTTTGGCAAGGGAGTTCACAATTCAGTTCAGATTATTaaggaaagtttcagtgattTCTGTTGTGCTTCTGGTTTGACTGCTAACAAGGATAAATCCCAGGTTTACTTTGGTGGTGTGGCTGAAGATGAGGCTCAAAATTTGCTTGAGGGGCTCCAATTCACTGAAGGTCATTTTCCCCTAAAATACTTGGGAGTGCCTCTTCGAACAGCAAGATGGAAGGCTGGTGAGTGTTCTCTTATTATCAAAAAGATTCAGTCCAAATTACATACTTGGGCGAGTCGGCACCTTTCTTTTGCGGGGAGGGCGCAACTGATCAATTCAGTGCTTCTGAGTATAAGAACTTTTTGGATGAGTATCTTTATCCTTCCTAAGAGTGTAACCAAGGAGGTTGATCGGTTATGTAGGAACTTCCTTTGGGGAGTTAAGGATGGTAATTTTCAGCGGAGTAAATTGCATTTTACTGCCTGGGATCAGGTTTGTTTGCCTAAGTGTATGGGTGGTCTTGGCTTCAAGGATAGTAATACTTGGAACTTAGTGCTTCTGGCCAAATATGTTTGGGCAGTTTCTTCTAAGCATGATATTTTGTGGGTCAAGTGGGTGGATTCTATCTACTTAAAGGGGCAGAATTTCTGGCATTATAGAGTCCCTCAAGATGTGAGCTGGTACTGGAAGCGATTATTAAAACTTAGAGATATTTTCCCTGGTTGCAGACTTGATGAGGCAGTCCATCTCGGCAAGCTTAGCCTGAAATTTCTGTACCACAGGCTCATCAACAAAGACAGAGTTGTCTATGCGAATGTGGTGTGGAACTCCTTGACGGTGCCTAAGCACAGGTTCATTTTATGGCAGGCTACGCTGGGCCATCTGTTGACTCGAGACAATCTCAGTCGTTGTCACTTGGAGCTTTCTTCTGTGCTTTGCCCAGTCTGTGAAGTGGAGCAAGAGTCTCACGCTCATCTGTTTTTTGAGTGTCATTTTTCCTGGCAGGTCCGAGCCCTTGTGGAGAAGTGGTTGGGATGGGGTTTATGGCCGCTTCAGCTGGATGGGTGGCGTGCTTGGATGGCTGGTAAGCCGAAGGTCCTGAAGCATTCTGTTTTGGCTGCTGCTTTAGCAGCTTCAGTGTACTTAATTTGGAAAAACAGAAATAATTGCATCTTTAAACTTAGCTCCTTTTCTGTGGACTTTGTCGTTAAGTTGATCAAATACTGGGTTAGGGGTAGACTTCTTTATCATTCTAAGAGGCTTATTAGGACAAAGGATCTAGCCTTCTTTAATAGAGTGATTCGGATGTAAGGCTTGTTGTTTGTAATCTGTTTGGATTGTTTGTAATCTGTTTGGTTTGTTTTCAATATATTtccttttcataaaaaaaaaatatatatataaaatattggaTTATTATCAGGTTTTCTTTAGCATTTTTCTTTCTTTGGACACTCATTAAATATCTATGATCAATGCTATCTGagttaacaaaaataaattaaattatcatACCAAATTCAGTAAAAGttatgttgacgtcgtttttcatcaacttagatATGAAAAACACTGAACAGAGATACAGAAAAAATAGAAGGATTCAAaggctttttacgtggttcaacactTAAAATCTGCAttgtccacgagtcactattattactcTCACACAATTTGTGCGCGTgtacaaatgaaattccccaggatatttatagacctggttgagAGAATATATTCCccttattttgggaagttacaatcaatcatttaaatttgaaataaatacaagtaatgcattaattacataatatcccatgataataggGATTTAATATCTGAAAATatcaaatccctaaggaatagggatctcctaacagtCTTCCTACGTGCCAACCTCTTCGTTGAGCTCGATCGTAGTGCTTAAATGCTTTCGAGACCAATCTAAACTTCGAGCTCGTCGTTCTGGTTATAACCTCTTCCTTATCCAGTGATTTTGCCAAACTCATTCCTCGGAGAAGATTGGTGtattcgagcctgcaactcatgctcgaatTTTGATAACAGATCTGGAATCAtgtcaatttatacaagtgtacaaccaacacttgttattttcgagcctacatttcgggctattatttattctcaaaatttgggtgtaacaagtTAGGCCATAAATTTTATACTGCAGTCCATAGAAATAAGTATATAATATTATGCatattaagaaaattaaaatatattaaatattttctGCATGTGTTTTCTCTCTAGGGACTATGGTGTAGAGGTGACTTATTGAAGGGTGACGATTGCTTATTCTTCTAAACAAGATTTCCAACATGAAAAATGATGATTTAGCAGCTTTGTATGAATCTCTTGCATTGGAAGATGAGGAGGAAGACGAGTTCTGCAATGTAGATGATCAATCCCTTATTGAGAATGGGATGGAAACAGTTGCCAAGTCCTTGGTGGCAAAGGTGATTACTACAAGGCTTGTCAATGTTGACAATTCCAATTACAGTATAAGGATTTTTTGGAGGATTCAAGGATCGTTTGAGTTAGaacaactggggaggaacatctTTCTCTTTCCATTCTCCTTGACTGCTAATCGTAAGCGGATCTTTGAAGAGGGACCATGGATTTTTGAAAATTTCTTGCTAGTATTAAGAGAGCTAGGTTAGATGTGTGACCCGATTGACATGGAGTTCGATTGGGCCCCATTTTGGATTCAAATTGTGAAAGTACCTGTCTTTTTTATGTCTATGAGTTGGGGAAATCGGTGGGTGTTGTCTCTGAGGTAATATGCAACGTAAAAGGTGATTCGCTGGGGAAGTATATGAGAGTTGAATACTTGTGGATGTCTCAAAACCACTCACGAGGGTCATTAAGAAATGCTTGAAGCATGGTCAAGATTCGATCCTTGTATCGTTCCAGTATGAGAGGCTTCCCGAACTATGCTACTAATGCGACATCCTCGGCCGCCCTCTCCGAGAATGTAAGTCAAAGGCCAAAGGAGTAGATAACAATTCAGTGATGAAGTTTGGGGAATGGAGTCGAGCACCGATGCCGGAAAAAAGCCTGGTTCATCCGACCCAAAGAAGTCGAGGTAAGGAAGGAGGCCACCGTTTTCCTAGTGGGAGTGGTGGTGGACGTGGTGATGGGAATGGTAGAGGAACAACCAGTACGGCTGTGGACGTGCGAGTGGAAAAGGAGATCGCGAAATTGGTGGAAGAGAAAGGGAAGTTGCCCAAAAAAATGGGACAATAATGTGGCATCCCATTTGTAGTGTGTACAATAGTTTACTTTTCGAAGGTTTAAGCTTGCCAAATCAATGTGATGGGGATACGAACAACATCGGAGATGATGAACATCTCCGGAATCTGGAAATCttcctgttatccccaaaatttgaaaatgatgatgttgcaatagaaatgacaagtggcaaggaatggttgggtgacctggcttaggagtagcgCATTGCATTAATGAAGAGTTTTggctgcttgagaggtgtcatgactgcccaggagtgacattatTGCCCAAGAGTGACAtgactgcccaggagtgacattgctgcccaggagtgacattagtgacattgctgcccaggagtgacattgctgcccaggagtgacatgactgcccaggagtgacattactgcccaggagtgacattgctgcccaggagtgacattgcttGGAATGAcattggccgatcggtcatgcacATTTCTGACCAGCtatgcacatgtcctaccagcaagtgaaTGTCTAACCAGCtatgcacatgtcctaccagcaagtgagTGTCCTACCAGCaattgcatgtcctaccagcaattgcatgtccgaccagcaagtgAATGTCCTACCAGCAGAGGTATGGCtgaccagaaggtgatattcatcaactaGGTAGagcagactacgtcaagattcccaggaacggcttcaacaagaatcggtcttgacatacgcgggaatctctcattctttccacaaaattgggtgttctgttatattttgaatatttttgtaatttagatgtaataaatttaatgaaatatcccgattttAGGGGATAGcatatgtatgatcctaagcctataaatatatggcttatgagATTAGAATGGGACTTTTGGAAAATTTGGGGTCtggattttctagagagagaaagagctttttcgtgagagaactcttgtattctgagaattcatactgaagaaactcagttgacacaggttcatctgatcttgagtgtgagtatataatcaaatctctaagtggattaggctattaccaacatattggggctgaaccactataaaaattgcgtgttttatttactttctgttaaaaactgtctgtgtcgttgtatttctcttgaaggctatatcgtttttgacgttctcacgtcgttggctaaaaacgtggTCAACACTTCCAGATTCCGGTCGAAGGTCCAGAATAACAAAAATTGCCCAAGAACGTCTAAATAGGACATTTAGACCATTTTCAACGACAAATAAGGTCAAATAAACCTCTATAAAGCTAAAAAATAATTCCTATACATGCATCCTAAGTCATCAAACATACGCAAAAACAGATTCACAGTTCAGAGGCACTTACTCGAAATGAAGTGTCGGATGGTGCTGAATCGTGTGCAAACCTTGAAGAATTGCTTGCCGTTTTCCCAAAAGTAAGAGGCTTCACGCCAATTGTCCAGAGTGACAGAAGAGTTAGAAATGATGCAAGGCCAAAGAATGGTTTGGGAGGCTGAGAGAGGTTGAAGAGTTGAAAGCACGGGAAATTTAAAATGGACTAAAGTAATGTTGGAGAGTTGGTTCTCAACCTTTTATATGTCCAATGCTTGGGGGTGAAGTAAGTTCACCCCGACCATCGGATTACCTAAGACATAGATACTC
The genomic region above belongs to Humulus lupulus chromosome 1, drHumLupu1.1, whole genome shotgun sequence and contains:
- the LOC133803386 gene encoding uncharacterized protein LOC133803386; translated protein: MLCSRLALVLPSLVNQNQGAFVKNRLLAHNILILQDIIKGYKRKNISPRRVLKIDLSKAYDMLDWNFLEDILNEFRFPAKFIKWVMACLKDPTYLLLMNGKVQGEFRGRKGLRQGDPISPLLFVLAMEYCTLLFQQASMNKGYRFHPKCKHLKIVNLCFADDLVIFGKGVHNSVQIIKESFSDFCCASGLTANKDKSQVYFGGVAEDEAQNLLEGLQFTEGHFPLKYLGVPLRTARWKAGECSLIIKKIQSKLHTWASRHLSFAGRAQLINSVLLSIRTFWMSIFILPKSVTKEVDRLCRNFLWGVKDGNFQRSKLHFTAWDQVCLPKCMGGLGFKDSNTWNLVLLAKYVWAVSSKHDILWVKWVDSIYLKGQNFWHYRVPQDVSWYWKRLLKLRDIFPGCRLDEAVHLGKLSLKFLYHRLINKDRVVYANVVWNSLTVPKHRFILWQATLGHLLTRDNLSRCHLELSSVLCPVCEVEQESHAHLFFECHFSWQVRALVEKWLGWGLWPLQLDGWRAWMAGKPKVLKHSVLAAALAASVYLIWKNRNNCIFKLSSFSVDFVVKLIKYWVRGRLLYHSKRLIRTKDLAFFNRVIRM